The region TTAAGGTTAAAAAGCTCTCTGATAAAGCTGTTTTGCCATCTAAAGGCTCTTCCCTCGCCGCTGGCTACGATCTTTCAAGGTAATTTCTCCACAAAACTGCGTATTTTTACCCTCTCCGatttttaaatcaatcaataataTCTCGTGGGTTTCTTGTAATATTGTCTGCAGTGCAACTGAGACTAAGGTTCCTGCAAGAGGAAAAGCTCTAATCCCGACCGATCTGAATATCGCCGTACCTGAAGGAACATATGCTCGCATTGGTACTATGTTTATATATAATCATGTAATTGATTCTGTTTCGGAcaaaattttcagttttaattttataccttttgttaACTGCAGCGCCGAGATCAGGACTGGCGTGGAAGCACTCGATCGATGTGGGAGCAGGAGTGATAGATGCTGATTACAGGGGACCTGTCGGTGTTATATTGTTTAATCATTCTGATGTTGATTTTGAAGTGAAAGTTGGAGATAGAATCGCGCAGCTGATTATTCAGAAGATAATTACTCCTCAAGTTGTGGAAGTTGAGGATTTGGATGCCACAGTTAGAGGTGAAGGAGGGTTTGGGTCTACAGGTGTTTGATATTTATATCTactaatttgttttgtttagttcAGTTCAGTAATTTTAGTGAACAGTTGGTGGGCATATGAAAAAGTAAATTGTATGTTTTAGCAGGATCAAAGAAAGTAAATCAAATCTGTAATGCAAATGCAGTTTAGCGAAAACAAGGAGTCTGTGCTTTATGATaagtttttttgttatttttgagtTTATGTAGTACCTTAGAACATGATCATACAACTGTAAACATACAATTTATTTGAAATACAATAATGTGTATGCAAAAGCTCAAGATAGCTTTAGTTTTTGGAAGAGAAGAAACCCTAAACATTAGGGAAGTCTCAAAACGACTCAAGTTAATATATAAGCCGACGGAATTATGTAAGAACCACCGATTCGTCAGCAAAATGGCCAGCCAAAGTATATATTTGTTCTAATTATATTCGAGGCAGGAGTGTTTGAGGTTTAGCTGGAACATCTGAACTTTCCTGcaaaatataattcaatctCAGTTCATAATTGTTGAGTATATAGGGGTCTATCTACACTTCTCTTTTATGTAGCCTTTACCTCCAAGAATCTTGTTAGCATCGTTGTAGTGCTGAAGTTAAAGCCCTCCACTGGTTCTCCCTTTGTACGAGATGCATTAAGTTGCTTTCGGACTTGACTAGCCAGTGACTATCAACAAATCACATAAACATAAATACAAGTTGCCATGAAATAGTAAAATTGTGCTGTAAGGAAATTATCATCTTTCCTCAGCTCATACCTTCCCCAACTCGACTCCCCACTGGTCAAAAGAGTTGATTCCCCAGATAAAGCCTTGCACAGCTACTCTGTGTTCATAAATCGCCAACAACTGAAGAAAAAAACGGTAGATGTTACGTGCCAGCACAAGTCCATGTACACACAGCTTATGCAGATTGCAGACCTGTCCAATTTCGTAATTAAGTTTAACCACAAACCTGTCCGATCTTGTAAGCATCCAATGATGAAAGCAGGATACTGACAGAAGGCCGATTCCCAGTGAAGGTCTGAAAAAGTCGCGTCGGCTTAGAATAACCATTTTTCGGCAAAGAAAAAGTATAAATGCAAAATAGAGAAGCTGCATAAATTCAACCTTATGAGGAATTAAATGTTGTGGAACATTCTCCTTTTGCAACTGTTCTGCTGTCTGCAAGATACCAAACATAAACACAAAGATGTAAATCAACTCCATATTGAAGTAAGGGTGAGCATTCAAACCATTGTAACCAAACCGAATAAGCAACAGTAACAAAACTGAACcaaccaaaatttaaaaattcaaaaccaaaccGACTGAATAAGTCAATTAATTTGATGGGTTCCGTCTAATCTGGATATTCTAAATCTCAAACCGAGAACTGaaaaaccaaaatttaaaaGCTCTAAAACCGAAGCCACCAAACCCAAATTTATCACCGACCAAACCGACTGAAGGTCATCAGTTCAGTCGGTTCAAgattttgctcacccctacatTGAAGTAGACGGAAAATTAAATTGCACTATATATATGCATTGTGTACCTTCCCATAAGCAAGGGCATCTGGCTGTGCAAAAAAGTTGGACATGAGTTCATCATGGTTATTTACAACCTCACCTGTCAAACAAATTAATCTTAAAGCATGACAACTAGAAAATAAAGCTTTTcaaaatctgattttttttaattcttgaaATTAATGATACCTTCAAGATATACAGGTTGCTGACTTTTCACAACACCGATAAAATCACAGGGAATTACACGTCCCTGTAAACTCAAGAAGAAGAAACAACATGAACACAGCTTGTGGTGCATAGACAATTGAAGAAAAACTTTAATGTGCACATAGCAAACAAAAGCTTCTATGATCCGTCCTATCACCCATTCAAGAATGCATTGCACATCATGAGCATAGAAAATTTTCAAGTTTGTGAAAACAAAGTATGATCTGAAGACGAGGTTAAAGTCTTAAACCTGTGCATgatacataaaaataattctaGAAGAGTTTACCCTTACTTAGTTTTAACGTTAAAATTCGACAAAAGAGTAGAAAATGTTCATACAGTAGTCTATTGCTAAATAATTAATCTATGATATATGTATAACAGAATGTGCATTTACCTGGTGAATTAGTTGATAAAAGCTGTGCTGACCATTTGTCCCTGGTTCACCAAAATCAATTTCACCAGTTCCAAAAGGAAGCGGCGTACCATCAATAGATACCCCCTTCCCGTTACTTTCCATGCTAACCTAGAGTAAAGTAGATAAGAGGTTTATTACTACAAGTGCTATATCAAGCAGATCTCTTCATTTTTCATTCAATTTGAGGGGAAATTAATCTTTCATGTAGACTTGCCTGTTGAATGTGTGGAGCCAGTTTTTCCAGGGCTTGGGAATAAGGTAAGATAGCCTGAAAGATATTTGAATAAGTTATGGTGTGAACAACATAGAATTTAAGAATATTCAATAATGGttccaaaattcaaaaatatccagGGGAGGAGAGCACTGACTCTTGTAGGATATCCAAGGAATGAAACATTCCACACGCTCAACAAACCCAAAAGAACCTGAAGGAAAAAATTGTGGACAGTCAAAGTAAGAATCTTTAATGCATACCTAGTTTGCATGCTCCAAAAGCTATCAAGATAACCCACCATAGGATGATGTCAATATAACTAGTGGCAAGTTTACTTTTAATGCTCTATGAAGCCAAAAACATTAAGAACacagaaaaaataaaagaactaaAGAAATAACATGATTATAAAATACCCAACATTTTCTCCATTCAGCCCTTCGCCTGCTAAGTTCTACCTAAACTCTAGGATCTAAAGTATAGCCAGGGACTAAAGAGGTTGAACATCAATTATGGACCAAGCAAAAGTATAGTTCTGGTATGCTTCGTAGTACTAGCAGCCTTACTGGAATATTTTTCTCAAACGGTGCAGAAGAAAAATGGCGGTCAATGCTTGATGCTCCTTGCAAGAACCTTCACACAATAAATTAAAAGCGCTTAGTATCTTAACAAGATGCACTTATACCAAAAGAATATACCATCCCTTAATGCATTCAAGATGGTAGCAACAAACTTTAAATCACAAATTAATGCAATTTGCAGTTTAGTAGTACTGTGTTTTTTATACTTTGCCCTCACACTAAACAATAgttattgaaagaaaaaaaaaacaaagaatttCACAATTCCACCAACTCAAGTATATGCAGCAATAATTATCAGATgtatatttagaataattaGAAACAGTCATACTTCTCAACAATGGAGAAGCCATACTGAAGAGACAAAGGCAACACTCCAACGGCACTGCAAACTGAAACCCAAAATCAAATTAGAACTAACCAAAATAACTCAAAAAAAGAAGGCATCCAAAAGAAGGGAAAAACTTACCACTATATCTGCCACCAACCCAGTCCCAGAATGCAAAAGCATTATTTGGATCAATACCAAACTTTTCTACAAGCTGcatttttaagttaataaatgaGGATGAGACAGCTCGTTATGAATTTAATATCGTGATCATTGACATGTCACACACTTAGCTATTACATGTACCCAATCAGCTTTTTTGGGCAGTAGAACTTTACatataatgatatttttaataaatagatGGAATATTAGATCAATAGAATAAAGAAAGGAGTTGCACAGCACTTCCACTGCCACAATTTCTGACAAATTAAAAGCTGCAAGTGAAAAACAGAAAGAAAAATGTACCGTGAGATTTGTGCTAACAGCCACCATATGCTTTGCAACTGCAGAAggcctaaaaaaatttaacagtCACTTACAGATAAAGCCATTGTAAGCATATAGAGCACGATATACATTCATTAAGATGGCAGCACATGTTCTCTATCAACCTTAACACACATTGATCCAGCCACTCCCAAAATCCACTATTAGTTTAACTAATTCCTCGAATTTACGCTGAACATTATCCTCTTAAGTAATTTAATACTAAAAAATTCAAGCTTCATTACAAGGAGTATAAATTTATTGCACTTACCCAAGTTCTTTAGAAATCCATGCCCTTAGCGTTCTTGCATTTAGCATAGTTTCAGCAGTAGTAAAGGTTTTTGAAACCACGACAACTGCAAGTAAATGCCAAAAATCCTTGCATTTAAGAACTTGAAGCCAAATAACCGGagaaataaacaataaaaaagattaTGGTTTACCAAGGGTGGTTTCAGGACTTAGGCCTGCTATGTTTCTAGCGACATCAATTGGATCAACATTTGCAAGACTGTtacaaatgaaaataataattaaatgagaGCAGAGTATGAAACAGACACTTGAGATAAACTGCATAAAACCTTGCATAGACATCCCTTAAAAGTAATCATGCCATTAATGACAAAATTCATAAGTAACAACAGAACATTGTAATACAAGTACTTACAACTGCAACTGGCGGCCCTTTGCAGATTTCTTAGCCTCCGGGTCTGCGAGTTTCAAGCCAGTAACAAGTAATAAGGAATCTTTCCGAGTAGGAAAACGGAATTACAATGAATAAAAGCTGAGGAGAAGCTTTAACATAGGGATCATCTAAAGACCTGTTTGAAGAGCTGTGTGGACAAACAATGGACCTAAGAAGCTGCCACCAATACCAATGGCAATAACATCAGTAAGTGGCTTCCCAGTAGCTCCAACCTATCAACATTTTCCAGTTACCACACAATTCAAGCAAGTATTAAGTATCCCAACTTCAATTCAGAACAATAACTCTAAATTACCCAGGAACCAGTGCGGATCCTCTCAGAAAAGTCCTTTATTTTGTCAAGAACACTCCAGACATCTGGTACAACGTTCTTCCCATCACTATTTATAACTGCATCCCTTGGAGCACGAAGAGCTACATGAAGGACGGATCTATCCTCTGTGCTGTTGATCTGAAAGGTAAACAAACATCGTCATACAACTACGACAAGGGTTGTCCCACATTGCTAAAGCgtccaaacaaatcctaaacgcATCACTGTTCTTGCACTCCAACCAATTTGTCTAATCTCCCACCATCTTAATTCTATCCAATAAATCAATTCTAAGCTCTAATAAACCATAATGATACAACTACAAAAATCATAACATAACTCCACATAAAAACAAATTGTATTAAGACTCCTATAGTTAAATGAACAATCTTACCAAAAAAATTGTTTCATCCTGTGTATAGATTAATTTCAGAGAAGAAGAAATATAAAAGTTAGAATGTAGAGAAGAAAACAAGACTTACGCGTTCTCCATTGAACATGCGATGAATCTTTTCCTTGAGATGAGCTGCCTGCATTAACAAACAAGacaaatataacaaaatttaTGGTATTATAAAACTATCACCATCTACTTCCAGCAcagattttttgtttaaaaaaaggTTGTTTTTTTTTACCTCAGCCAAATTATAGAGCTTGTCAACAGTTTCAGCAGTAGCTTGTTGCCTCGAGTAGTCGAGCATAATCCCATCAAACTCACTGTAAACAACATACAGCACAAGCTAAAAGGATGATATGATGACTGAACATAATTGGCAATATAAATGAAGAGAAATGAGAAACTCACGCCAACATGGACTTGCATCGGTCAGTATCGCTCAACAAATTGCGTAAATGAGTCTTCTTTACATCATCAACATGAGCCTACACCAAATAACAACAATACAATTAGCAATTAGCAATTCGGTTTTTACAATAGCAATAAAATAAAGTTTGTGATAATCACCTGCAAGTCCTTCCAGGGCTGGGTGTCACAGATTAGAGTTGATGAAGCCATCTGcacaaaaatatttgaaaaacttCAGAACCCctcaatcaaatcaaaattgatCTAGATTCTATGTTTAGCAAATTATTCAGAACAGGGCAATCAAATGATGAGGTAAGTCATGAAAATTAGTAGTAATTAGAAAGTGGATTAAGGAAGGGTAATGTGATGATAGATACCTGGGAATAAAGAGAGCAGATAAGATAGAGAGAATTTGCAGCAGAGACAGAACTGAAATAAAAAGGCAAGGGCGATGCCTTCTCCTTATGATGTGGATCAGATGAAGAACTGTGTGCGGTGCTCTAATTTATGCCCACTGATTACTGACACTTTATAGATActtcaacattttaaaatcatttggtTTACTAATctcactttcattttttttatgatcgACAAAACAGAAGactaatcatttttaatttcattagtAGGGTCATTAGATGAGTCATGGGCGATGCCTATCCAAAAGTGTATGCATTgatttctcttttaaaattgATCCACTCGTTTGCTGTCACGTCAGATGGTACAAGAAGGTGGGTTAAAATAACCCAACTACTTTAACCCACCTTCTTGTACCACCTGACGTGGCAACAAACGAGTGGATTAATTTAAAGAGAGAAATCAATACATACACTGTTGGATAGGAATTGAGCAAATAAAAACATGTCACGTAAGACGGTACAATAAGGTAGGTTAAATTaggtgggttaaatagcattttttcAATAATAAGTAGGAAATTGCCGAAGTGGATAATAAGATGTTTGTGAAGCTTCCAGTTTTGATGTTTTGTTCAGCCCAAATATTGTCTCCTTGCTCCACAAATGGATTATCCTAGCCCTTCTACCTTTTCAGTGTTTTCATGAGCCAGGATTGGACGGACTCGAGCAGGGCTTTTCAAATGTAGGTTTAAGTTTTATCTAAGTCTAATACTTTATTAATCAACTCTggtaggggtgtaaatgaaccgagctctAACTGAATTTGaattaggggtgtaaatgaaccatCAGCTCGACGTTCTGCTCCATAGAAACCCAATTCATGTTTGTTCATTTTCCAAATGAACCGAGATCaaacttgattttatgttcatttttttaaatattcgaATATGAAAATGGTATCGTTCCACTCGTTTATGTTTTCTCGAAGTACTCGTATACGAGCTCGTTTATTTGTCAGTTAACGAGTTTGTATATGAACTAGATTAGGAGTTTGTGAACTAATTTGTATATAAGCTCAGTTAAGAATTCGTGAATTAGGtagtattaaattaaatataatttttatgtgaacttttttttcaaaaataaattagattacgGAGCAAGCTAATCAaactattatataaaaatactataacGTCGAAATTTAGCTTTCTACAGTTGAACTAGCCGGTGAGCCTCGCTGTTGTTTTGACGTTTAATCCATCTAAATGGACTGTATTCAAAAGAGGGTAGGCGTAAACAAATGTCCTGACAAATTGCCCAACGAAAAGCCAATAAACATTCAACTAAATTGAAGACCTGAATGGCATCCCCCTTAAAAACCACTTTCCGCCAGCCCATTTTTTCCGCCCATATAATTGCTTCACGAAGCGCCATAAACTCAGTAATACAAGAATACCATATTCTCCTGAAGAAGTAACAAACTTTCCCAACACAACACATGTTGCTATTAAACGAGTTGAGCTCGTGGTCATTTGTTTAAGCGCTAACAAACAAACTCGTGAACGAGTTGGTTTAGTACTTTCACGATATCGTTTATGAGCTGAACCGAAGATGAAGAGTGTAAATCTCAAATGAATCAAACATAAACACTTTTCTTTAAACTATAACGAATATAAAGCAAAAATAAACACCTCAAAACACAGGAGAGAACTTGTCAATTAGTGTAGAATCAGCTTAtccaataataattaaatatattatgtgGTAGAAACAACAttagttttcaaattaaaagtatcatgttttagaaaaaaaaaagtattttttataaatatttgatgaaattgaattaaatatattagatTTATTTAGCATATTTAATCCATCTACTATTAGaagaatttttaattatttatatcataatttcttaatttaataagatactattttagtttataatttttcaaactattaaatgtataaaatatattttagcaataaaatttatataaaataactttcaAGTTTCAAGCAccgaattaaaaaaagttaacaaCATAATTTGGGTCAAGAGTGGAAGAATATATAAGAGTGAAGGAGTAATATCAAATAGATAGTCTCCACGTCACCACAAATTCCAGGTGGAACAACATGATTGGCTAAAACAGTGTCAATTAACGTGTCCAGCCTTAAGAATTATACCATCTTCTTCTCcatcaaatttcaatttctttcaatCCCTCTGAATCACAATCAAAACCTTCACAgatccaaattaaaaaaattaaacatctAAGCAAACCCTAAAAAGTTCGATCGTCTAAAGAAACCCTAAAACCAAACCACATTAACTAATCGTGGCTCCTTCAACTCCACAAGCCCCTTTCAGAAGAAAACCCTCTTCTTCCTCAACATCATCAGCATCACAACCACAATATCAAACAGGTGCAACAAGAATTGTGTACAGAGAACCAATACCATTTTGGCAACAAAACTGGTTTATTGGGCTGCTATTTGCTATGGCTATTGCTTTTTTTACTCTTTcaattttcctctttttaaaTCTTGACCTTGAATATGCCTCATTCTCATCTGCATCTGCTGCCACCTCATCATCGTCCTCCTCCTCATCTGAATCTGTTGAGGTAGTTCTCttattctttgttttttttataagcttttaaattttaatcgaTTAAAAGCTCATGGCTATacctagatttttttttataaagtggTTAAAATAGTAATGAAAATTTGTAAGATGggcaaaataaacaaaatagatTTTTGAAGGCGGTACTATAAATTTTGAAGGCATAAAAATTATACTGCTATactatattcatattttttttcaaagattcaaaataataaaatgttcaACTGACCACCATAAGCTCTTGCTAGGTCCGCCTGATTATCGGTAAATTGAAATTATGTCAAATTTCATCATCTTTATGTGATTTTAGAGTGATCATATTTTAGATAACTTCTAAACCATAGTGAGTTCTAGCTTAATTTAGATTATGTTATGTTATTAATGTTGTTACATTTTAGTCTACAATgctgattatatatataatgttcaCTTAGAATTTGTATGCCGGACAGAATTCCGTAGTGTTCACGCTTGATAGTTACCTCAATAAATTAGAACAGTACTATAGTGACAAAGAGAATGACAATCTTGCATATTCAGGTTTTAATTTATTGACTGAATGAAA is a window of Mercurialis annua linkage group LG2, ddMerAnnu1.2, whole genome shotgun sequence DNA encoding:
- the LOC126668825 gene encoding deoxyuridine 5'-triphosphate nucleotidohydrolase, encoding MTQNNCPEVQEPSPKIQKLEQNGNHLPADSFFKVKKLSDKAVLPSKGSSLAAGYDLSSATETKVPARGKALIPTDLNIAVPEGTYARIAPRSGLAWKHSIDVGAGVIDADYRGPVGVILFNHSDVDFEVKVGDRIAQLIIQKIITPQVVEVEDLDATVRGEGGFGSTGV
- the LOC126668824 gene encoding glucose-6-phosphate isomerase, cytosolic; this encodes MASSTLICDTQPWKDLQAHVDDVKKTHLRNLLSDTDRCKSMLAEFDGIMLDYSRQQATAETVDKLYNLAEAAHLKEKIHRMFNGERINSTEDRSVLHVALRAPRDAVINSDGKNVVPDVWSVLDKIKDFSERIRTGSWVGATGKPLTDVIAIGIGGSFLGPLFVHTALQTDPEAKKSAKGRQLQFLANVDPIDVARNIAGLSPETTLVVVVSKTFTTAETMLNARTLRAWISKELGPSAVAKHMVAVSTNLTLVEKFGIDPNNAFAFWDWVGGRYSVCSAVGVLPLSLQYGFSIVEKFLQGASSIDRHFSSAPFEKNIPVLLGLLSVWNVSFLGYPTRAILPYSQALEKLAPHIQQVSMESNGKGVSIDGTPLPFGTGEIDFGEPGTNGQHSFYQLIHQGRVIPCDFIGVVKSQQPVYLEGEVVNNHDELMSNFFAQPDALAYGKTAEQLQKENVPQHLIPHKTFTGNRPSVSILLSSLDAYKIGQLLAIYEHRVAVQGFIWGINSFDQWGVELGKSLASQVRKQLNASRTKGEPVEGFNFSTTTMLTRFLEESSDVPAKPQTLLPRI